A genomic region of Phragmites australis chromosome 2, lpPhrAust1.1, whole genome shotgun sequence contains the following coding sequences:
- the LOC133908786 gene encoding uncharacterized protein LOC133908786 has translation MESDTERDVPLLPTALNPSSRQPLSAAKSTAFKREERRKRKDRKRQERLALELAQWAPLGAPPPRPAATGSSAEHDTPWPCDPSPPSELAASASWSWDPPAQSPPALPPPLPTVAVASPPHPQAAAVRSCRAFFEEHVDDNDDEGEEEEGNAARFFGELLGNDAALRGFYEAGREKGQFLCLVCEGTGARMGKRFAGCAALVQHAGSVARTKRRLAHRAFADAVGRLLGSGAGRTAPPPAESDNEGASHQVDNLDAPQSVEMEVS, from the exons ATGGAGTCCGACACCGAACGAGACGTCCCCCTCCTCCCCACCGCCCTAAATCCCAGCAGCCGCCAGCCCCTCAGTGCAGCCAAGTCAACGGCGTTCAAGCGGGAGGAGCGCCGCAAGCGCAAGGACCGCAAGCGGCAAGAACGTCTCGCCCTCGAGCTCGCGCAGTGGGCCCCCCTCGGCGCCCCGCCTCCCCGGCCGGCCGCCACCGGCTCCAGCGCGGAGCACGACACGCCGTGGCCGTGCGACCCGTCCCCGCCTTCGGAGCTGGCGGCGTCCGCCTCTTGGAGCTGGGACCCGCCCGCCCAATCCCCACCAGCACTGCCCCCGCCCCTGCCCACGGTAGCGGTGGCGTCCCCGCCGCATCCGCAGGCCGCAGCCGTGAGGTCCTGCCGCGCGTTCTTCGAGGAGCACGTGGACGATAACGACgacgagggggaggaggaggaaggcaatGCGGCTAGGTTCTTCGGCGAGCTGCTGGGCAACGACGCGGCGCTGAGGGGGTTCTACGAGGCGGGGCGGGAGAAGGGCCAGTTCCTGTGCCTGGTGTGCGAGGGGACCGGCGCCAGGATGGGCAAGAGGTTCGCCGGCTGCGCCGCGCTCGTGCAGCACGCCGGGTCGGTCGCCCGGACCAAGAGGAGGCTGGCGCACCGCGCGTTCGCCGACGCCGTCGGCCGGCTGCTCGGATCGGGCGCCGGCCGGACCGCGCCTCCGCCG GCTGAATCTGATAACGAGGGCGCTTCTCATCAAGTTGACAACTTGGATGCTCCTCAAAGCGTAGAAATGGAGGTGTCCTGA